One window of Deltaproteobacteria bacterium CG2_30_66_27 genomic DNA carries:
- a CDS encoding phosphate transport regulator — protein MFRIIPRDQEFFVLFRKASENIIEGAERLKDLLEQFDNLKDRVRAIEEVEHKGDSLTHEIIKKLNTSFVTPIDREDILALASSLDDVIDLIEAAAMRMLLYKVVETTPHAKELGFLILKCVQELHKGIVHLPSSKGRDHVYEHCVEVNSLENEADRVCRDAIAWLFENEKDPIFILKWKEIYETLETATDRCEDAANVLEGVALKNA, from the coding sequence ATGTTCCGGATCATTCCGCGGGACCAGGAGTTTTTCGTTCTCTTCCGGAAGGCGTCGGAAAACATCATCGAGGGGGCGGAGCGCCTCAAGGACCTCCTCGAACAGTTCGACAACCTGAAAGACCGGGTCCGGGCGATCGAGGAGGTCGAGCACAAAGGCGATTCCCTCACCCACGAGATCATCAAGAAGCTCAATACCTCCTTCGTCACGCCGATCGACCGGGAGGACATCCTTGCGCTGGCGTCGTCTCTCGACGACGTGATCGACCTGATCGAAGCGGCGGCCATGCGGATGCTCCTCTACAAGGTGGTCGAGACCACCCCGCACGCGAAGGAACTGGGGTTCCTCATCCTGAAGTGCGTCCAGGAGCTGCACAAGGGGATCGTCCACCTTCCGTCGTCCAAGGGGCGGGACCACGTCTACGAGCATTGCGTCGAGGTGAACTCCCTCGAGAACGAGGCGGACCGGGTCTGCCGGGACGCGATCGCCTGGCTCTTCGAGAACGAGAAGGATCCCATCTTCATCCTCAAGTGGAAAGAGATCTACGAGACGCTGGAAACGGCCACGGACCGGTGCGAGGACGCCGCCAACGTCCTCGAGGGCGTGGCGCTCAAGAATGCCTGA
- a CDS encoding methylmalonyl-CoA epimerase, with translation MIRRIQHIGVAVRSLREAIPFYRDVLGLELVGTEEVADQKIRAAIFRVGESTIEVIESTAPDGPVGKFLEKNGEGIHHLCFEVDDAAAALSHAKGKGVRLIDETPRSGVHGLRIGFLHPKSTFGVLTELAQPGDEGH, from the coding sequence ATGATCCGAAGGATCCAGCATATCGGCGTCGCCGTCCGCAGTCTCCGGGAGGCGATCCCCTTCTACCGGGACGTCCTCGGGCTGGAGCTGGTCGGGACCGAAGAGGTGGCGGACCAGAAGATCCGCGCCGCGATCTTCCGCGTGGGCGAGAGCACGATCGAGGTGATCGAATCGACCGCCCCCGACGGCCCGGTGGGAAAGTTCCTCGAGAAGAACGGGGAGGGGATCCACCACCTCTGCTTCGAGGTGGACGACGCCGCCGCCGCCCTGTCCCACGCGAAGGGGAAAGGTGTCCGGCTCATCGACGAGACGCCCCGGTCCGGAGTCCACGGGTTGCGGATCGGCTTCCTCCACCCGAAATCGACCTTCGGCGTGCTGACGGAGCTCGCGCAGCCAGGAGACGAGGGACATTGA
- a CDS encoding anion permease: MPDAALILLGLVIFAALAFDFINGFHDTANAIATCISTRALSIRSAILMAAGLNFVGAFVSTHVATTIGKGIVDPGNVSQIIVLSALAGAIFWDLVTWHYGIPASSSHAIIGGLIGAVVAARGVQPLQWDGITKILVAIVVSPVAGTLVAFLIMVAIYWGFRNFHPSPLNRAFRKMQVFSAAFMAFSHGSNDAQKSMGVITLALVSYGAMPVFHIPVWVIAACATSMALGTAMGGWRIIKTVGSDFVELQPVHGFCAETSSSAVILTATAMGIPISTTHVITSAILGVGLSQGRKKVNWKVGIRIVWAWILTIPASAAAGYFFFRVLSPFLVNL; encoded by the coding sequence ATGCCTGACGCGGCGCTGATCCTGCTCGGGCTCGTGATCTTCGCGGCCCTTGCGTTCGACTTCATCAACGGATTCCACGACACGGCGAACGCCATCGCGACGTGCATCTCCACCCGTGCCCTCTCCATCCGCAGCGCCATCCTGATGGCGGCGGGGCTGAACTTCGTGGGCGCTTTCGTCTCCACCCACGTGGCGACGACGATCGGCAAGGGGATCGTCGACCCGGGAAACGTGTCCCAGATCATCGTCCTGTCGGCCCTGGCGGGGGCGATCTTCTGGGACCTCGTCACCTGGCACTACGGCATCCCCGCCTCGTCGTCCCACGCGATCATCGGGGGGCTGATCGGGGCGGTGGTCGCCGCGCGGGGGGTCCAGCCGCTCCAGTGGGACGGGATCACGAAGATCCTGGTCGCCATCGTCGTCTCCCCCGTCGCGGGGACGCTCGTCGCGTTCCTCATCATGGTCGCCATCTACTGGGGCTTCCGGAACTTCCACCCCTCGCCGCTCAACCGCGCGTTCCGCAAGATGCAGGTCTTCTCGGCCGCCTTCATGGCCTTCTCCCACGGGTCGAACGACGCCCAGAAGTCGATGGGCGTCATCACGTTGGCCCTCGTCTCCTACGGGGCGATGCCGGTCTTCCACATCCCGGTCTGGGTGATCGCCGCCTGCGCCACGTCGATGGCGCTCGGGACCGCGATGGGGGGGTGGCGCATCATCAAGACCGTGGGGAGCGACTTCGTGGAGCTGCAGCCGGTCCACGGTTTCTGCGCCGAGACGTCGTCGTCGGCCGTCATCCTCACCGCGACCGCGATGGGGATCCCGATCAGCACCACCCACGTCATCACCTCCGCGATCCTCGGGGTGGGACTTTCCCAGGGGCGGAAGAAGGTGAACTGGAAGGTGGGGATCCGGATCGTCTGGGCGTGGATCCTCACGATCCCGGCCTCCGCCGCCGCGGGGTATTTCTTTTTCCGGGTCCTCTCCCCCTTTCTCGTCAACCTGTGA
- a CDS encoding 2-nitropropane dioxygenase: MESILLKQRKHLEHLPRAWKRGTDFLGTRYAILCGAMTWVSEANLVAAISNEGGFGVLAGGNMPPEILAKEIAKTREKTPNPFGVNLITVAPAFRQQVEIVIRERCPFVFFAGSIPSGRDIAEVKAAGLKLVCFAPVLSLARRLIKQGVDALVIEGNEAGGHIGPVATSVLAQEFLLNVTEVPVFVAGGIGTGEIIAQYLSLGAAGVQLGTRFVAAEECVAHPRFKEAFVRASARDAMPTTQFDPSLPTIPVRAILNEGTRDFNRLQLDLLNRVKTGEVPREEAQVLLEEFWVGALRRAVVDGDVEHGSLMAGQSVAFVKKIQPVREILDDLVAGAEAALARRTGEG, from the coding sequence ATGGAATCGATCCTGTTGAAGCAACGGAAGCACCTGGAGCATCTGCCCCGGGCGTGGAAGCGCGGGACCGACTTCCTCGGGACCCGGTACGCGATCCTGTGCGGGGCGATGACCTGGGTTTCCGAGGCCAACCTCGTCGCGGCCATCTCGAACGAGGGCGGGTTCGGCGTGCTCGCGGGCGGGAACATGCCGCCGGAGATCCTGGCGAAGGAGATCGCGAAGACCCGGGAAAAGACGCCGAACCCCTTCGGCGTGAACCTCATCACGGTCGCCCCGGCGTTCCGGCAGCAGGTGGAGATCGTCATCCGGGAGCGGTGCCCGTTCGTCTTTTTCGCCGGGAGCATCCCCTCGGGGCGCGACATCGCCGAGGTGAAGGCCGCCGGGTTGAAGCTGGTCTGCTTCGCCCCGGTTCTCTCGCTGGCGAGGCGCCTCATCAAGCAGGGGGTCGACGCCCTCGTGATCGAGGGGAACGAGGCGGGGGGGCACATCGGCCCCGTGGCCACCTCCGTCCTGGCGCAGGAGTTCCTCCTGAACGTCACGGAGGTCCCCGTGTTCGTGGCGGGCGGGATCGGCACCGGTGAGATCATCGCCCAATACCTGTCGCTGGGAGCCGCCGGGGTCCAGCTCGGGACGCGGTTCGTCGCCGCCGAGGAGTGCGTCGCGCACCCCCGGTTCAAGGAGGCGTTCGTGCGGGCCTCGGCCCGCGACGCCATGCCGACCACGCAGTTCGACCCGTCGCTTCCGACGATCCCGGTGCGGGCGATCCTCAACGAGGGGACGAGAGACTTCAACCGGCTCCAGCTCGACCTGCTGAACAGGGTGAAGACGGGCGAGGTGCCGCGCGAGGAGGCCCAGGTCCTGCTCGAGGAGTTCTGGGTCGGGGCGCTGCGGCGCGCCGTGGTCGACGGGGACGTGGAACACGGGTCGCTCATGGCGGGCCAGAGCGTGGCGTTCGTGAAGAAGATCCAGCCGGTGCGCGAGATCCTCGACGACCTGGTGGCGGGCGCCGAGGCCGCGCTCGCGCGCAGGACGGGGGAGGGGTGA